A region of Salirhabdus salicampi DNA encodes the following proteins:
- a CDS encoding multicopper oxidase domain-containing protein translates to MKRFYHVVAIPIRIVLNNFGDYNPHGMMYVLKENEQKVKELVRKNPFTPVDLVEPLVIRANVGDEVEILFENKLHVPASMHFQEADYDVMTSDGANVGNNENSIIDPGEQIVYRLKMTHDGVYLFSDLGVPDSSERGTNINGLFGALFVEPRGSWWTDPVTGEPMNSGLYADIHHPYLPSHREYAWIFHDQMPTLDLTGNKPLDPMTNQERESTHAVNYRYEPMENRARLLEEGVVCPDCSGEEVHHDSWVFGDPATPILRGYKGDPAKIRLVHAGVKETHVFHYHVHQWFRDPTNVESEIFDSQSVSPQTWYDIKPLYGLGSLQGSFGDVIIHCHLYPHFGVGMWGMNRIFDTLQDGSQCYPNGVPIKPLQPLPDRPAPPAPTQDRPGFPNFIPGKVGCKAPRPPLGVVGGRDLTELERNAAVPNPRPGAVFADPCGIAEAPVVKEFNISVIEHPLIYNRQGWNDPKGRLFVLDEDIEDIRSGKKEPEPLIIHAPAGTCLRINFTNRLPNVGDGDAFQLVTRTYEAGLHVHFVKFDGLVCDGANVGWNYDSSVLPGETIQYEYFADVELKAWFFHDHLFANYHQQHGLFGSGVIHTRFTKFLDSKTGEEVDHGCQVTAVHPLIPDYRDLALMVHDFALLFDSDGNPLNPPPFPGSQDDPGVFGVNYKCEPLQFRLGEDCDPAYSFSSYVNGDPVTPILHCYEGDPIRVRLLQGAHEESHSFNIHGLRWRLERPDMETKFTSQQHIGISESFTFEIEVPRSGDYLWTFETEEDLWNGLWGLIRAFDEEVDTLIPLPDREAPPPRTKALPQCTGDPPPKAEVITIPEEAPNHAPVKRFDIVAFHTPIEYSKWGEHDPFGIVFALEEDVDAIMAGELSPEPLVIRANHGDIVEVNLTSLLDFDKFPFQDGIWPYPPVKEQAFYPPSVRISLHPQLIQYDVKTSAGETVGFNYDQTVGPGETVTYRWFVDLPLGACGMWDMADIRNHRSLGTYGMFIAEPRGTKALNPYTLQPIKQGSSAVLQHPFLPEIREFGLVMYDGARLVDKQNQLIVDPIDGILLDPDEEADEVDTYDFGSRGFQYRTERLINRLQRNPDLEELFSSKAHGDPSTPLYEAYPGDPVTIRLVNPSERRRAHTFHLHGHYWNSDEQDLFSKIKSIEGEIVTGHTIDLALFYGAGSYYHYPGDYMYRSGNIMWDLEQGMWGIMRVHPSLQKHLPPLKK, encoded by the coding sequence TTGAAACGTTTTTATCACGTCGTTGCCATACCAATTCGAATTGTACTCAACAATTTTGGGGATTACAATCCACATGGCATGATGTACGTGTTAAAGGAAAACGAACAAAAAGTAAAAGAACTCGTACGAAAGAATCCATTTACACCAGTAGACCTAGTGGAACCCCTCGTGATCCGGGCTAATGTAGGGGATGAAGTAGAAATTTTATTTGAAAATAAACTTCATGTTCCTGCAAGTATGCACTTTCAAGAAGCGGACTATGATGTAATGACATCTGATGGAGCTAATGTCGGAAACAATGAAAACTCAATTATTGACCCAGGAGAACAAATTGTATATCGATTAAAAATGACCCACGACGGGGTTTATTTATTTTCAGACTTAGGTGTTCCGGATAGCAGTGAACGTGGAACAAACATTAACGGTTTATTTGGGGCTTTGTTCGTGGAACCGAGGGGATCGTGGTGGACGGATCCAGTAACAGGTGAGCCGATGAATAGCGGTTTATACGCAGACATTCATCATCCGTATTTACCGTCACATCGTGAGTACGCTTGGATTTTCCACGACCAAATGCCTACGCTAGACTTAACTGGCAACAAACCGTTGGACCCAATGACAAACCAAGAGCGGGAGTCAACACATGCGGTTAACTATCGCTATGAGCCGATGGAAAACAGGGCCCGATTACTTGAAGAAGGGGTTGTTTGTCCGGATTGTAGTGGTGAGGAAGTGCACCATGATTCGTGGGTGTTTGGTGATCCAGCGACACCAATTTTACGTGGTTATAAAGGTGACCCCGCAAAGATACGTCTCGTTCATGCTGGTGTGAAAGAAACCCATGTGTTTCATTATCATGTTCACCAATGGTTTCGAGACCCAACCAATGTTGAATCGGAAATTTTCGATTCCCAGTCAGTAAGCCCACAGACATGGTACGATATAAAACCACTATACGGACTTGGAAGTTTACAAGGCTCTTTTGGTGACGTTATTATTCATTGCCATTTATATCCTCATTTCGGTGTTGGAATGTGGGGGATGAATCGAATCTTTGATACGTTACAAGATGGGAGCCAATGTTATCCTAACGGTGTACCCATTAAGCCGTTGCAACCACTTCCAGACCGACCCGCACCACCGGCTCCGACGCAAGATAGACCAGGTTTTCCGAATTTTATTCCAGGAAAAGTTGGGTGTAAGGCACCGAGACCACCATTGGGTGTCGTTGGAGGGCGAGATTTAACAGAATTAGAAAGAAATGCAGCAGTACCGAATCCTAGACCAGGTGCAGTATTTGCAGACCCTTGTGGTATAGCAGAAGCGCCTGTTGTTAAGGAATTTAATATATCTGTCATTGAACATCCGCTTATATATAACCGGCAAGGGTGGAATGATCCAAAAGGACGTTTATTTGTGTTAGACGAAGATATTGAAGATATACGCTCAGGTAAAAAAGAGCCAGAGCCACTTATTATCCATGCACCTGCTGGAACTTGTTTACGGATTAATTTTACAAATCGATTGCCAAATGTTGGAGATGGAGATGCCTTCCAACTTGTAACGAGAACTTATGAAGCAGGTTTGCACGTCCATTTTGTGAAATTTGACGGATTAGTATGTGATGGTGCGAATGTTGGCTGGAACTATGACTCTAGTGTTTTACCAGGGGAAACCATTCAGTACGAATATTTTGCTGATGTAGAATTAAAGGCTTGGTTTTTCCATGATCATTTGTTTGCCAATTATCATCAACAACACGGCCTATTTGGCTCAGGGGTTATTCATACGAGATTTACAAAGTTTTTAGATTCAAAAACAGGAGAAGAAGTGGATCATGGTTGCCAAGTTACAGCAGTTCATCCACTTATTCCAGATTACCGGGATCTTGCATTAATGGTTCATGATTTTGCTTTACTATTTGATTCTGATGGCAATCCGTTAAACCCTCCACCTTTCCCAGGTTCTCAAGATGACCCGGGTGTATTTGGCGTAAATTATAAGTGTGAACCCCTTCAATTCCGGTTAGGGGAAGATTGCGACCCTGCATACTCCTTTAGTTCCTATGTAAACGGAGACCCCGTAACGCCAATTTTACACTGTTATGAAGGGGATCCAATTCGGGTTCGACTCCTACAAGGTGCACACGAGGAATCACACAGTTTTAATATCCACGGCTTAAGGTGGCGATTAGAGCGACCAGATATGGAAACGAAGTTTACTTCACAGCAGCATATTGGCATATCCGAATCGTTTACTTTTGAGATTGAGGTTCCAAGATCCGGAGATTATTTATGGACGTTTGAAACAGAAGAAGACCTTTGGAATGGGTTATGGGGGCTAATCCGAGCCTTTGATGAGGAAGTAGATACCCTTATTCCATTGCCTGATCGAGAGGCACCACCTCCAAGAACAAAGGCGTTACCACAATGTACAGGTGATCCACCTCCGAAAGCAGAAGTCATCACAATACCCGAAGAAGCACCCAATCATGCACCAGTAAAACGCTTTGATATTGTTGCGTTCCACACACCTATTGAATATAGCAAATGGGGAGAGCATGATCCGTTTGGTATTGTGTTTGCCTTAGAAGAAGATGTGGATGCGATTATGGCTGGTGAATTAAGCCCTGAGCCGTTAGTCATTAGAGCAAATCATGGGGATATCGTCGAAGTTAATTTAACAAGTTTACTTGATTTCGATAAATTCCCGTTTCAGGATGGAATATGGCCATATCCGCCCGTGAAAGAGCAGGCTTTCTATCCACCTTCTGTTCGAATTTCTTTACACCCACAATTAATTCAATATGATGTAAAAACATCAGCAGGGGAAACAGTCGGATTTAATTATGATCAAACTGTTGGACCAGGAGAAACTGTAACGTACCGTTGGTTTGTAGATTTACCGTTAGGAGCTTGCGGTATGTGGGATATGGCAGATATTCGGAATCACCGCTCCCTTGGCACGTACGGCATGTTTATCGCTGAACCGAGGGGGACGAAAGCACTTAACCCATATACGTTACAACCGATTAAGCAAGGATCGTCTGCAGTGTTGCAACACCCTTTCCTACCGGAAATAAGAGAGTTTGGACTTGTAATGTATGACGGAGCACGGTTAGTTGATAAGCAAAACCAGCTTATTGTTGATCCTATTGATGGGATATTACTAGATCCAGACGAAGAAGCAGATGAAGTAGATACGTATGATTTTGGATCAAGAGGATTCCAATACCGAACAGAACGACTTATCAATCGATTGCAACGTAATCCGGATTTAGAAGAACTATTTAGTTCCAAAGCTCATGGTGATCCTTCCACTCCTCTGTATGAAGCCTATCCTGGAGATCCTGTTACAATAAGACTTGTAAATCCATCCGAACGACGGAGGGCTCATACGTTCCATCTTCACGGCCATTATTGGAATTCAGATGAACAGGATTTATTTTCTAAAATTAAATCCATTGAAGGGGAAATCGTTACAGGTCATACCATTGATTTAGCATTATTCTATGGTGCAGGGAGCTACTATCATTATCCAGGTGATTATATGTATCGTTCTGGAAACATTATGTGGGATCTTGAACAAGGAATGTGGGGAATCATGCGAGTCCATCCATCACTACAAAAACATTTACCACCTTTAAAAAAGTAA
- a CDS encoding CotY/CotZ family spore coat protein gives MSHRRRRDDDDRIQFDDTGNCVCDVVRAIADAQDNVVDECDVSCRRSINNLVSPVNRNNLNTVPFILYGKELEPFRGFGVDLENDNGTTIFDCIDSFIFRVNSVDDDCCATLELLTFDEDQPDAPGDQAGSDDAEDPCEQLEGEDVRDLRRTGVCITVDLTCFCAISCLPAVDLR, from the coding sequence ATGTCCCATCGTAGAAGAAGAGATGATGACGATAGAATCCAGTTTGATGATACTGGGAACTGTGTTTGCGACGTTGTACGCGCGATTGCTGATGCACAGGACAATGTTGTTGATGAGTGTGATGTAAGCTGCAGACGTTCCATTAACAACCTAGTATCTCCAGTAAACCGTAACAACTTAAATACAGTTCCATTCATCCTATACGGAAAAGAATTAGAACCATTTAGAGGGTTCGGTGTTGATTTAGAGAATGATAACGGTACAACAATCTTTGACTGTATCGACAGCTTCATCTTCCGTGTAAACTCTGTAGATGACGACTGCTGCGCAACGCTTGAACTTCTAACTTTCGACGAAGATCAGCCTGATGCACCTGGTGATCAAGCAGGTTCAGACGATGCAGAAGATCCTTGTGAGCAACTTGAAGGTGAAGATGTAAGAGACTTACGTCGCACTGGCGTATGTATTACAGTTGACTTAACTTGCTTCTGTGCAATCTCTTGCTTGCCAGCTGTTGATTTAAGATAA
- a CDS encoding SCO family protein, which translates to MNRKKWGFILILLVTISFSLLYWLWPKQDDLTVIGEVEPFTLEDVFGESYELDNGKIKLITFFYTKCPDVCPLTMKYMANMVHPLQDMLGEQVEFVSITLDPEHDTKSIIQHYASSFTNDDNGWYWVRTTPNQTRDIAKQFQMVYEKTSDGFVAHSTTVYLVDPNHHIRAIYDMATTEKPLNTDQIMKDIKELAQRTF; encoded by the coding sequence ATGAATCGTAAAAAATGGGGATTCATTTTAATACTTTTAGTCACGATCAGTTTTAGTTTGCTTTATTGGCTATGGCCGAAACAAGACGATTTAACTGTCATCGGAGAGGTAGAACCTTTTACTTTAGAAGATGTCTTTGGCGAGTCATACGAACTGGATAATGGAAAAATAAAATTAATTACGTTTTTCTATACGAAATGTCCGGACGTATGTCCGCTTACGATGAAGTATATGGCAAATATGGTACACCCGTTACAAGATATGTTAGGGGAACAAGTGGAATTTGTTTCCATTACGTTAGATCCGGAACACGATACAAAATCTATAATTCAACATTATGCGAGTTCGTTTACAAATGACGATAACGGTTGGTATTGGGTTCGAACCACACCTAATCAAACTAGGGATATTGCAAAACAGTTTCAAATGGTTTATGAAAAAACGAGTGATGGATTTGTCGCTCATAGTACGACGGTCTACCTCGTAGATCCTAATCATCACATTCGCGCTATATATGATATGGCAACAACAGAGAAGCCGTTGAACACGGATCAAATTATGAAAGATATAAAAGAACTGGCACAACGTACATTTTAG
- a CDS encoding OsmC family protein, giving the protein MQTKIEWSGDMGFSSTTPSGHSLQMDASAEVGGQNNGPRPTELLLNAVAGCTGIDIISILKKMRLTPDSFEMEVDGERAGDHPKRFTNIHIHYRLEGDLPEDKVVRAIQLSKDKYCSVSHSLNANITASYSLNGKKGSQQI; this is encoded by the coding sequence ATGCAAACAAAAATCGAATGGTCAGGAGATATGGGCTTTTCAAGTACAACACCATCGGGTCATTCTTTACAAATGGATGCTTCTGCAGAGGTAGGGGGGCAAAACAATGGCCCTCGACCAACGGAGTTATTATTAAATGCGGTGGCAGGGTGTACCGGAATTGATATTATATCAATATTAAAAAAAATGCGCTTAACGCCAGATTCATTTGAAATGGAAGTTGATGGAGAACGAGCCGGAGACCACCCGAAACGATTTACAAATATCCATATTCATTACAGACTTGAAGGTGATTTGCCTGAGGATAAAGTCGTAAGAGCAATTCAGCTATCAAAAGATAAATATTGTTCGGTTTCCCATTCATTAAATGCCAATATCACGGCTAGTTACTCTCTAAATGGTAAAAAGGGAAGTCAACAAATATAG
- a CDS encoding S1C family serine protease, with translation MDKHQLKWPLLATGIILFIVVMVISSYWQTWVQQSVPVSNDIAELVSDSSSEPDTKDLKTIIHESQKFVVQIEAEGESGQSIGSGFIYNNQGDIITNAHVVQGADSIYVKTSDARTYPAALIGIGTEEDVALIRVPQLIDRSPNSVNPDFEADIGDEIIAVGSPLGFQNTVTVGIISGKNRSFSIQGYDYNNAYQISASITNGNSGGPLIHRQTGQIIAINSAGTKEGTMGFSIPLNNVYDLVQMWTDQAENMDLEFNVDSSIYDKVSPEQLEEEAKYIIDYFFKSINLRDYFNAYALLGSDRQNETSYQEFRENYIQIMEINKQIVNYELLSNNRMKFTIEEDRKMREQGQGVVTEHYQSEFTVGYENDQIKILHDTQTLISITEHESEPNREE, from the coding sequence ATGGACAAACATCAATTAAAATGGCCATTATTAGCAACTGGAATTATTTTATTTATAGTAGTTATGGTAATCTCTTCATATTGGCAAACATGGGTACAACAAAGTGTACCTGTTAGCAATGACATTGCGGAACTCGTAAGCGATTCTTCATCAGAACCAGATACGAAGGACTTAAAAACAATTATTCACGAATCACAAAAGTTCGTCGTCCAAATTGAGGCTGAAGGTGAAAGCGGGCAAAGTATTGGATCTGGTTTTATTTATAACAACCAAGGCGATATTATTACGAATGCCCATGTCGTTCAAGGAGCTGATTCCATATACGTAAAAACGTCAGATGCGCGAACATACCCTGCTGCATTAATTGGCATAGGAACGGAGGAAGACGTAGCACTTATCCGTGTTCCCCAATTAATCGACCGAAGTCCGAATTCTGTAAATCCAGACTTCGAAGCAGATATTGGTGATGAAATTATTGCTGTTGGAAGCCCTCTTGGCTTTCAAAATACGGTAACAGTTGGCATTATTTCTGGTAAAAACAGAAGTTTTTCCATACAAGGCTATGATTACAATAATGCCTATCAAATCTCTGCCTCAATTACTAACGGAAACAGTGGCGGTCCGTTAATTCATCGACAAACAGGGCAAATTATCGCCATAAACTCAGCTGGAACGAAAGAAGGAACGATGGGGTTCAGTATTCCATTAAATAATGTATATGACCTAGTTCAAATGTGGACCGACCAAGCTGAAAATATGGATCTTGAATTTAATGTAGATTCATCGATATATGATAAAGTATCTCCAGAGCAACTGGAAGAAGAAGCGAAATATATTATTGATTATTTCTTTAAAAGCATTAATTTACGAGATTACTTCAATGCGTATGCTCTGTTAGGTAGTGATAGGCAAAATGAAACGAGCTACCAAGAGTTCCGGGAAAACTACATTCAAATTATGGAGATTAACAAGCAAATAGTAAATTACGAACTGTTATCAAATAATAGAATGAAATTTACAATTGAAGAAGATAGAAAAATGCGTGAACAAGGTCAAGGTGTTGTCACCGAGCATTATCAAAGTGAATTTACTGTTGGTTACGAAAACGATCAAATTAAAATATTACATGATACACAAACACTAATCTCAATTACAGAACATGAGTCAGAGCCAAACAGAGAAGAATAA
- a CDS encoding zinc ribbon domain-containing protein, producing MAHCPYCSTEVNNDEQYCIKCGRELPTDLEERLRQKREERASTSFFHKWWLLPIGALFLAVLLFTGTYFYLDAQTSKAKELYENGALLAVEGHYSDAKELFEQAMEVKGNFSEAQDTAKFMDIAINIQQQLTSAKKLMDEGAYQQAVDITKQAENKLKHYNGQVVSLLLEDILATRNEVKTAEVEKQLVDKPTIEDLKLLLWQVESIQSEKAQELASEIRKRLVDHTYSSANELLKVKQFNTALGVVKDGLKYAPDNEKLTSMKTTIEKEKVAFETEQRKRIEQAMNAAEQEYERNKNDAIEIISIETQLEEYGGLVVRGIIESVATVPIYSVSVSYKLLNEDKEVMEENEVYLYPETLYPNEIGQFEINHFDIEEELTAEIETVKWFLDSQ from the coding sequence ATGGCACACTGCCCATATTGTAGTACAGAAGTGAATAATGACGAACAATATTGTATTAAATGTGGACGAGAACTGCCTACTGACCTAGAAGAACGACTGCGTCAAAAAAGAGAAGAACGTGCATCAACATCATTCTTCCATAAATGGTGGCTCTTACCAATCGGAGCTCTTTTCCTTGCAGTACTGCTATTTACCGGAACTTATTTTTACCTTGATGCCCAAACATCAAAAGCAAAAGAACTGTATGAAAATGGAGCTTTATTAGCTGTTGAAGGTCATTACTCTGATGCAAAAGAACTGTTCGAACAAGCAATGGAGGTAAAAGGTAACTTCTCCGAGGCACAGGATACGGCCAAATTTATGGATATCGCCATTAACATTCAACAACAATTAACTTCTGCGAAAAAGCTAATGGACGAAGGCGCTTATCAACAAGCCGTTGACATAACAAAGCAAGCCGAAAATAAATTAAAACATTACAATGGACAAGTGGTTAGCTTATTACTAGAAGATATCTTAGCAACAAGAAATGAAGTGAAAACAGCTGAGGTAGAGAAGCAATTGGTCGATAAGCCAACCATAGAAGATTTAAAACTTTTATTGTGGCAAGTCGAATCGATTCAAAGCGAAAAGGCTCAAGAATTAGCATCTGAAATACGCAAACGCCTCGTTGACCACACCTATTCGTCTGCCAACGAACTACTTAAGGTAAAGCAGTTTAACACGGCACTCGGTGTGGTAAAGGATGGGTTAAAATATGCACCGGATAATGAAAAATTAACAAGTATGAAAACAACGATTGAAAAAGAAAAAGTCGCTTTTGAAACTGAACAACGGAAACGAATTGAGCAAGCTATGAATGCAGCTGAACAAGAATATGAACGAAATAAAAATGATGCAATTGAGATTATTTCCATAGAAACACAATTAGAAGAATACGGTGGTTTAGTTGTTAGAGGCATTATCGAAAGTGTAGCAACGGTTCCCATTTATTCAGTCTCAGTTTCTTATAAACTATTAAATGAAGACAAAGAAGTTATGGAAGAAAATGAAGTATATTTATATCCAGAAACATTATATCCGAACGAAATAGGACAGTTTGAAATTAATCATTTTGATATTGAGGAAGAACTTACAGCCGAGATTGAAACGGTTAAGTGGTTCTTAGATTCTCAATAA
- a CDS encoding DUF1659 domain-containing protein has translation MAVEEKVRSQLQLIFDEGLDDNGNQILRTKTFRNIKPESTPDQLHAIAVALEPLQQYSLYRVERNDSSVIISQ, from the coding sequence TTGGCTGTAGAAGAGAAAGTCCGTTCCCAATTACAGTTAATATTTGACGAAGGGCTTGATGACAACGGAAATCAAATATTAAGGACAAAAACCTTCCGTAACATTAAACCAGAATCAACTCCCGACCAACTTCATGCAATTGCTGTCGCATTAGAGCCACTACAACAATATTCACTGTACCGAGTTGAACGGAACGACTCATCAGTAATTATTAGTCAGTAA
- a CDS encoding DUF2922 domain-containing protein — translation MSKRLELRFLNEEGRTVTVTLDNPVDPADPDLVNQAMDELIAQNTFTSSGGDLIEKSGARIVERNVYEIELS, via the coding sequence ATGTCGAAAAGATTGGAATTACGTTTTTTAAACGAAGAGGGGAGAACCGTTACTGTTACACTCGATAACCCAGTAGACCCGGCAGACCCTGATTTAGTCAATCAGGCAATGGATGAACTCATTGCTCAAAATACGTTTACGTCATCAGGCGGTGATCTTATTGAGAAGAGTGGAGCACGTATTGTAGAACGAAATGTATATGAAATTGAGCTTTCATAA
- a CDS encoding YvrJ family protein, which translates to MGDWVRWIPEVGFPVMVTFYLLHRIEGKLDVLIESIHLLPEKIRQ; encoded by the coding sequence ATGGGAGACTGGGTTCGATGGATACCTGAGGTAGGGTTTCCTGTCATGGTAACCTTTTATTTGTTACACCGTATTGAGGGGAAACTAGACGTTTTAATTGAATCCATCCACCTTTTACCCGAAAAGATAAGACAGTAA
- the lepB gene encoding signal peptidase I, with protein sequence MLAFVIRSFLFATSVVEGASMYPTLENGERVIFNKAVYLVSEPDRGDIVIIQRPTKNYVKRVIGLPNDTIEIRDHVLYINGEPDEQLYLGEEEIQATADYGPVDVPPENYFVMGDNRSISKDSRNGLGFIEESEIIGRSEIVIYPFHEFGWTR encoded by the coding sequence ATGCTCGCCTTCGTTATAAGGTCTTTTTTGTTTGCCACTTCTGTAGTGGAAGGTGCAAGTATGTATCCAACATTGGAGAATGGTGAACGTGTTATTTTTAACAAGGCAGTTTACCTTGTGTCAGAACCTGACCGTGGAGATATTGTCATTATTCAACGACCTACGAAAAACTACGTAAAACGAGTTATCGGTTTACCAAATGATACAATTGAAATTCGAGATCATGTACTCTACATAAATGGTGAGCCTGACGAGCAATTATACCTAGGTGAAGAAGAGATTCAAGCAACAGCCGACTATGGACCAGTGGATGTACCTCCAGAGAATTATTTTGTGATGGGGGACAACCGATCCATCAGTAAAGACAGCCGTAATGGTCTTGGATTTATTGAAGAAAGTGAAATTATCGGTAGATCGGAAATAGTCATTTACCCGTTTCACGAGTTTGGTTGGACGCGTTAA
- a CDS encoding aspartyl-phosphate phosphatase Spo0E family protein produces MRRSQNTAISLSALKEEISRKRKIMVKTAGCYGLESSHTLKVSRELDDLIALYLKSKLEEKKATH; encoded by the coding sequence ATGAGAAGGTCACAGAATACAGCTATAAGCTTAAGTGCACTAAAGGAAGAAATTAGCAGAAAAAGAAAAATTATGGTCAAAACGGCGGGGTGTTATGGCTTAGAAAGTTCCCATACGCTAAAAGTTAGTAGAGAACTAGACGACTTGATTGCTTTGTACTTGAAAAGTAAATTAGAAGAAAAAAAAGCAACACATTGA
- a CDS encoding Spo0E family sporulation regulatory protein-aspartic acid phosphatase: MASSQSLESLLIEIELLRRQLMEVATKKGFSNDESVQMSQELDQLLNRYQLLERNKHN, encoded by the coding sequence GTGGCGTCTAGCCAAAGTTTGGAAAGTCTCTTAATTGAAATCGAATTACTTCGGCGCCAACTAATGGAAGTAGCCACAAAAAAAGGGTTTTCCAACGATGAGTCGGTTCAGATGAGCCAAGAACTTGATCAATTATTAAATCGATATCAACTTTTGGAACGCAACAAGCATAATTAG
- a CDS encoding aminotransferase A gives MEHLLNSNVKNIEISGIRKFFNLVAGKQDVISLTIGQPDFHTPNHVKEAGKKAIDENFTTYTHNAGMLPLRKAISQFVAEKYNLIYDPNDEIITTVGASQGIDITFRTLLTPGDEVILPAPIYPAYEPLIRLAGAKPVFIDTSKTEFKLTVQQLQEYVNERTKCIVLPYPSNPTGVRLTDAELHDIAQYVKGKDLFIMADEIYSELTYGRSHKSIATFEEVRSQTIVIQGVSKSHSMTGWRIGYVLAPKNIAKHMLKVHQYNVSCPTSISQRAALEALTNGKDDPIQMRDTYEQRLNYVYDRLVNMGLETIKPEGAFYLFPKFPIQNCTSFDLGVRLVEDAGVALVPGDAFSHYGNGYMRLSYAYSMDTLKEGLDRIELYLSKEDNV, from the coding sequence ATGGAACATCTACTAAATAGTAACGTTAAAAACATCGAAATATCTGGAATTCGTAAATTTTTTAATTTAGTGGCTGGGAAACAGGATGTTATTTCTTTAACGATTGGACAACCTGACTTCCATACACCGAACCACGTCAAAGAAGCTGGCAAGAAGGCAATTGATGAAAACTTTACAACATACACACACAATGCTGGAATGCTGCCGTTAAGAAAAGCGATTAGCCAGTTTGTAGCCGAAAAATATAACCTTATATACGATCCAAACGACGAAATTATCACAACCGTTGGCGCTTCACAAGGTATTGATATTACCTTCCGTACCCTATTAACACCTGGTGACGAAGTAATTTTACCTGCACCGATTTATCCTGCATATGAACCGTTAATCCGTTTAGCAGGTGCGAAACCCGTTTTTATAGATACGTCGAAAACGGAATTTAAACTTACTGTTCAACAGTTACAAGAATATGTAAATGAACGGACAAAATGTATTGTCCTTCCCTATCCTTCGAATCCTACCGGGGTTCGGTTAACAGATGCTGAATTACATGACATAGCGCAGTATGTAAAAGGGAAAGATCTATTTATTATGGCCGACGAAATTTATAGCGAATTAACTTACGGTCGCTCCCATAAATCAATCGCAACATTTGAAGAAGTCAGATCGCAAACAATCGTAATACAAGGCGTATCGAAATCTCACTCCATGACGGGGTGGCGCATTGGCTACGTATTAGCACCTAAAAATATTGCAAAGCATATGTTAAAGGTTCATCAGTATAATGTTTCCTGCCCAACGTCAATTAGCCAAAGAGCAGCGTTAGAAGCTTTAACAAATGGGAAAGATGATCCTATTCAAATGCGTGATACATACGAACAACGATTAAACTATGTATATGATCGATTAGTAAATATGGGGCTTGAAACAATTAAGCCAGAAGGTGCTTTTTATTTATTTCCGAAGTTTCCAATTCAGAATTGTACATCCTTTGATTTAGGAGTAAGGTTAGTTGAAGATGCAGGAGTTGCATTGGTACCTGGGGATGCCTTTTCCCATTATGGAAATGGATATATGAGGTTATCATATGCTTATAGTATGGACACATTAAAAGAAGGATTAGATCGAATTGAACTATATTTGTCAAAAGAAGATAACGTTTAA